The genomic DNA TCACGGCATTGCAAGCAGCAATGATGTCATTAATGGGAATTCTAATGGTTGGTGCGATTTTTCAGATTGCGATGTCAGTGCTGGGACCGACCATGTTTGGCGTGTTATCTGCAAAGAGTATCTTATTAGCATATTTAAAAATTCCATTTCAGTTTTCAATGAATTCAATGTCAATCTGGGTCGTTTTATTCCTAGGTTTTCATTATGCCAAAAATTTAAAAATGACGGCCCCAATCATGAATGCAATCGATGCGTTATTTGGGTTTTGGATCGTTGCGGGTGGACTGCTTGTCAGTAAGACTGGAACCATCAGCATTGATACGACTTATTTAGGCGCGCAGGGGATGTTTATTGGCTTTGTCGTAGTTTGGATTTCGGTGCGAGTTGAGAAGTTGTGCACGGACAAAAATATTCGTATTAATATGCCTGACGCAGTACCACAATTTTTACAAGACGGTTTTGCTTCAATTGTGCCGTTACTATTTAACGCGGTGATCTTTTTGAGTGCCTCGTTGCTAGTCACAATTGGCACGGCTGGCAAATACAATATCTGTTCAGGTTTTATGGAATTACTGGCGATTCCACTGAGTGCGTTAACGTCCACAGTTGGCATTTTTGTCCTCTGTATTTTGGGAGCTTTGCTTTGGACCTTTGGAATCCATGGCACGATGATTCTAGTGCCAATTGTGATGCCACTAGTGATTCAGGCCGTTTCTGAAAATGCTGCGTTGCAGGCTGCTGGCAAACCTGTTGTATTTGCACCAGTGATGCTATTTTCATTTATGGCGGTAGCTGGTGGAACCGGTAATACGTTGCCGCTAGCGTTAATGGCGATGCGGTCTAAATCTAAGCAATTAAGTGCAGTTGGCAAGCTGTCAGTGATTCCTGGATGGTTTAAAATTAATGAACCGATGACTTTTGGTATCCCAATCATGTATAACCCAATTATGAGTATTCCGTTTGTCTTAAATATCCCGGTCGTAATGCTCTGTGCACTGATTCTGTATAAAATTGGCTTTTTAACACCCGGTTGGATTGTCATTACTGCCATTTTATCAATGGGGTTTGGAAGTTATTTAAGTACATTGAGTTGGCGTAATGCGCTGACTGACTATTTAATGTTGATTCCGTCAGCTTTAATCTGGTATCCGTTTTTTAAGGTTTATGAGAAGCAATTGATTGCTAAAGAAGCGGCAGTCGCAGCGCAAGAAAAGCAAACTGTGACTCAAAATGAAATTAAGGCGTCTATTCAAGAAGACGATGTCGACATTGAAGGTGAGGTGTAAGTATGCGATTTCCAACTAATTTTTATTGGGGTGGGGCCACTGCTGCCAACCAGTGTGAAGGCGCTTATGATGTTGATGGCCGGGGCCTGACCTTGAAAGACGTTACCACGATAGGGGGACTGAAAAAACGCCGGCAAGTGACTTATTTGCAAGCTGACGGTACTCCTGGAAAAGGTCTTGCAATTCCTGACGGTGCACATGGAGCGGTATTGCCAAATGAATATTATCCTAATCAAACCGGTATTGATTTTTACCATCGTTATCAAGAAGATATTGCGCTATTCGCGAAGATGGGTTTCAAAATGTACCGTATGTCAATTTCGTGGTCACGAATTTTTCCACGGGGTGACGAGGAAGAGCCCAATCAAGCTGGCCTTGATTTTTATCGCCGCGTGTTCGAGACGTTGAAAGCCCATGGAATTGAGCCGTTAGTAACCATTTCACATTTTGATATGCCCCTACACTTGGAAACGGTTTACGGTGGTTGGAATGATCGCCGGATGATCGCTTTTTATCAACACTATGCGGAAACATTATTTACAACGTACCGTGGGCTAGTCAAGCATTGGATCACCTTTAATGAAATCAACAATACAATTATGTTTTTGGCGCTACGTTCTCAAACTAGTGCTGCCGACTATCAACGGGCTTATCAGCAGTTACATTACCAATTCGTAGCTAGTGCTTTGGTAGTGAAGCGGGCTCACGCGATTGATCCTGAAAATCAAGTTGGTTGTATGATTTGTGGAATCACGTCGTATCCGTTAACTTGTGACCCGGCAGACGTCTTAAAGAATCGGTATGCTTGGGAACAAAACATCTATTACTGTGGTGATGTGCAGTGTCAGGGGCAGTATCCAACGTATGCTCAGCGCTTATGGGATGAATACCAAGTTGATTTAGACATGACGGCGACTGACCTAGAAATTCTTAAGGCTGGCACGGTTGACTGGTATACATTCTCCTATTATATGTCGACAGCGATTACGACCCATGAAATTACCTCAGCGGTTGGTGGCAACTTTTCGATAGGCGCCCGGAATCCGTATTTGCAATATTCTGAATGGGAGTGGGCCGATGACCCAGATGGCTTACAGTACTATTTGGAATTGATGAATGATCGGTATCATTTGCCACTAATGATTGTTGAAAATGGCTTGGGTGCCAAAGATCAACTAACAGCTGATGGTCAAATTCATGATCAGTATCGAATTAGTTACATGCGTAAGCACATTCAAGCGATGGCAACGGCGATTCAACATGGCGTTAACTTGATTGGCTACACCAGTTGGGGGTGTATCGACTTGGTTTCCGCGGGTACGGGTCAGATGTCCAAACGATATGGATTAATTTATGTGGACCGTCAAGATGATGGCAGTGGGACGTTAGCACGAATTCCCAAAGACTCCTTTTATTGGTATCAACGGGTCATTGCGTCGAATGGTCAAGCTTTAGAGTAACCAGGATCGCGATAGCTATGACCAATCAACAGTCTTCATCAATATCAGATGAAGACTGTTTTGGGTGGTGTCGTAAGCTGATCAGTCGAACGAGACAAAATAAAAGGATGCTGATGCCAAGGATTGGCAGTGTCCAGGAACCTAGTGTCAAAATCAAGCGAGGGGCAAGCAGGTTGCCAATGACAGTGCTGGTATCAATGATTGTCAGTACCCACATCATCAATGTATTACGATCAACCGTGGTCGCTTGCTGGATGGTGGTGAAAAAAGAAATATTGGCTTGTCCGCGCAATAGGCCAATCAAGAACATGGTGAACATGAGGCTGCTTAGGTGGGCCACATGAAGATTAAGCAGCCGCCAGTTAATGCGGTTAAGGTTAATAGTGATTGCTGAGACCACTGTTTTAGTAAGAGCGGTGCACATAAAATACCGGCCGCATTGGCAGTCAAAAACCAGCTGAGTTGCCAGTGGCCGTGTAACTTACTGACGACTAACCAAGGAATTGCAACGGCAATGGTAGCGTCGACCAAGTAACCAAGGACGGCGTAAACCAATGACCAGGTAGGACGTTGAAGTCGGCCGTTAGCCTTAATTGTCGCCGAGGATGATGAAGTTGTGTCGTGCGTCCGGAATTGCCAATCGAAGCCAGCTGAGATTAAAAAGGCCACGCCCATGACTAAAATCAGTGTGGTTGGTCGTTGCATGATTAACGTTGACGATTGGTCTTGCACGGACGGTTGCTTGGTGATGACGGATAAATAAATGGCCGAAGCCGGACATCATAGTTACACTAATGGCACCCATCGTTAACCAGATAAGTTGTTGAACACTGATTTTCAAAATGACATCCCTCACAAGAATAATTTTAATGGCTTTAGTTTACTCAGCAAACGAACGTTTGTTTATCAAAATTGTGTAAACGTTGCATATTATTTTCGTAAAACTTTCAGAAGCCTATTAAGACGATGATAGTGTCCGGATTAGATAATGGGTCGCAAGCCGTAAAGCTAACGTCAGCCATAACCGTCAAATCAATTTTCTGAGTCAGGCTAATGCATACTTGACCATT from Lactiplantibacillus paraplantarum includes the following:
- a CDS encoding PTS sugar transporter subunit IIC, which gives rise to MERFFNSKLMIGLQRAGQGLGNNKFITALQAAMMSLMGILMVGAIFQIAMSVLGPTMFGVLSAKSILLAYLKIPFQFSMNSMSIWVVLFLGFHYAKNLKMTAPIMNAIDALFGFWIVAGGLLVSKTGTISIDTTYLGAQGMFIGFVVVWISVRVEKLCTDKNIRINMPDAVPQFLQDGFASIVPLLFNAVIFLSASLLVTIGTAGKYNICSGFMELLAIPLSALTSTVGIFVLCILGALLWTFGIHGTMILVPIVMPLVIQAVSENAALQAAGKPVVFAPVMLFSFMAVAGGTGNTLPLALMAMRSKSKQLSAVGKLSVIPGWFKINEPMTFGIPIMYNPIMSIPFVLNIPVVMLCALILYKIGFLTPGWIVITAILSMGFGSYLSTLSWRNALTDYLMLIPSALIWYPFFKVYEKQLIAKEAAVAAQEKQTVTQNEIKASIQEDDVDIEGEV
- a CDS encoding glycoside hydrolase family 1 protein, giving the protein MRFPTNFYWGGATAANQCEGAYDVDGRGLTLKDVTTIGGLKKRRQVTYLQADGTPGKGLAIPDGAHGAVLPNEYYPNQTGIDFYHRYQEDIALFAKMGFKMYRMSISWSRIFPRGDEEEPNQAGLDFYRRVFETLKAHGIEPLVTISHFDMPLHLETVYGGWNDRRMIAFYQHYAETLFTTYRGLVKHWITFNEINNTIMFLALRSQTSAADYQRAYQQLHYQFVASALVVKRAHAIDPENQVGCMICGITSYPLTCDPADVLKNRYAWEQNIYYCGDVQCQGQYPTYAQRLWDEYQVDLDMTATDLEILKAGTVDWYTFSYYMSTAITTHEITSAVGGNFSIGARNPYLQYSEWEWADDPDGLQYYLELMNDRYHLPLMIVENGLGAKDQLTADGQIHDQYRISYMRKHIQAMATAIQHGVNLIGYTSWGCIDLVSAGTGQMSKRYGLIYVDRQDDGSGTLARIPKDSFYWYQRVIASNGQALE